One genomic region from Magallana gigas chromosome 3, xbMagGiga1.1, whole genome shotgun sequence encodes:
- the LOC105335181 gene encoding uncharacterized protein isoform X1, translated as MNTRKYFIYLEIYKATNGNCEQIAFSIYPRSVMYWWIFVSLVLNYGRCKQIDVIIGLDLSKNTNESQFDQQRQFFQELIEGLYLYNDTDTSYRVGVFAYDDTIIKPKNKLWPLGNMTEFEAKEALKPFNYSIDQNNPYLDHALRFVLASLDDDRSNNKDRECSEKILVLVVTDIVEKWSNGKRDLARLKTMGVKTLFVVVGKAADSELLKGEEILIVSSFNNSMEFQTNASHFLRNILEEGKGSCCDSSFSANQLKDTRCSTQMGNMCEIICSGVFDTKVVLATCEPNGVWSLGKEDACKGFGLHVVSLVIGAGSSLMFLVVVAMFVFLLRRKKCQSKKRTITPAFESPIHRSVRNNYSAPSSQMLAAEQAKVESDEDSDESDAVVYDYAEEDAVNAISKRPVKSKEDIHKNEKKNNIDIVHFNAQLGLGINYNNDTEMLNKPIEQIAPLACTVTREGTWHAKYDDDEIYMNQENETEDNQEIYMNTLIR; from the exons ATGAACACAAggaagtattttatttatttggaaaTTTATAAGGCAACAAACGGAAATTGCGAGCAAATAGCTTTTTCCATATATCCTCGGAGTGTCATGTATTGGTGGATTTTTGTGTCTTTGGTCCTCAATTACG GAAGATGCAAACAAATAGACGTAATCATTGGACTTGATTTATCGAAAAACACAAATGAATCGCAATTCGATCAACAAAGACAGTTCTTTCAGGAGCTGATAGAAGGACTCTATTTATACAATGACACAGATACAAGTTATCGCGTAGGGGTGTTTGCATACGACGATACTATTataaaacctaaaaataaaCTATGGCCATTGGGAAACATGACTGAATTTGAAGCAAAAGAAGCCTTAAAACCTTTTAATTACTCTATCGATCAAAATAACCCTTATTTAGACCACGCTCTTCGCTTTGTGTTGGCCAGCCTGGATGACGACAGGTCTAATAACAAGGATAGGGAATGCAGCGAGAAGATATTGGTGTTGGTTGTGACTGACATCGTTGAAAAATGGAGCAATGGGAAAAGAGATTTAGCAAGGTTGAAGACAATGGGTGTCAAAACCTTATTTGTTGTTGTCGGGAAGGCAGCAGATAGTGAGCTATTAAAGGGAGAAGAAATACTGATTGTTTCGTCTTTTAATAATTCTATGGAATTCCAAACAAATGCTTCACATTTCTTAAGGAACATTCTGGAGGAAG gaaAAGGTTCGTGTTGTGATTCCAGTTTCTCGGCAAACCAGCTGAAGGACACCAGATGTTCCACGCAAATGGGAAACATGTGTGAAATAATATGTTCTGGCGTTTTTGACACAAAGGTTGTCTTGGCAACTTGTGAACCAAACGGGGTTTGGAGTTTAGGAAAGGAAGATGCTTGTAAAG GTTTTGGATTGCATGTGGTGTCTTTAGTGATTGGTGCAGGATCCTCACTGATGTTCCTCGTGGTTGTAGCGATGTTTGTGTTTCTACTACGTAGAAAGAAATG CCAGTCGAAAAAAAGGACAATTACACCTGCTTTCGAATCACCGATTCATCGATCAGTAAGAAATAACTACTCGGCTCCTTCATCTCAGATGTTAGCTGCAGAGCAAGCTAAGGTAGAATCAGATGAAGATTCTGACGAAAGCGATGCTGTGGTTTACGATTATGCTGAGGAAGATGCAGTGAATGCCATTTCGAAACGTCCAGTGAAATCAAAGGAGGATATccataaaaatgaaaagaaaaataacatcgATATTGTTCATTTTAATGCGCAATTGGGATTAGGTATCAATTACAATAATGATACAGAAATGTTAAACAAGCCAATAGAACAAATTGCTCCATTAGCATGCACTGTAACAAGAGAAGGCACATGGCATGCAAAGTACGATGATGATGAGATTTACATGAACCAAGAAAATGAGACTGAAGATAAccaagaaatatacatgaacACTTTAATTAGATAA
- the LOC105335181 gene encoding uncharacterized protein isoform X2: protein MNTRKYFIYLEIYKATNGNCEQIAFSIYPRSVMYWWIFVSLVLNYGRCKQIDVIIGLDLSKNTNESQFDQQRQFFQELIEGLYLYNDTDTSYRVGVFAYDDTIIKPKNKLWPLGNMTEFEAKEALKPFNYSIDQNNPYLDHALRFVLASLDDDRSNNKDRECSEKILVLVVTDIVEKWSNGKRDLARLKTMGVKTLFVVVGKAADSELLKGEEILIVSSFNNSMEFQTNASHFLRNILEEGKGSCCDSSFSANQLKDTRCSTQMGNMCEIICSGVFDTKVVLATCEPNGVWSLGKEDACFGLHVVSLVIGAGSSLMFLVVVAMFVFLLRRKKCQSKKRTITPAFESPIHRSVRNNYSAPSSQMLAAEQAKVESDEDSDESDAVVYDYAEEDAVNAISKRPVKSKEDIHKNEKKNNIDIVHFNAQLGLGINYNNDTEMLNKPIEQIAPLACTVTREGTWHAKYDDDEIYMNQENETEDNQEIYMNTLIR from the exons ATGAACACAAggaagtattttatttatttggaaaTTTATAAGGCAACAAACGGAAATTGCGAGCAAATAGCTTTTTCCATATATCCTCGGAGTGTCATGTATTGGTGGATTTTTGTGTCTTTGGTCCTCAATTACG GAAGATGCAAACAAATAGACGTAATCATTGGACTTGATTTATCGAAAAACACAAATGAATCGCAATTCGATCAACAAAGACAGTTCTTTCAGGAGCTGATAGAAGGACTCTATTTATACAATGACACAGATACAAGTTATCGCGTAGGGGTGTTTGCATACGACGATACTATTataaaacctaaaaataaaCTATGGCCATTGGGAAACATGACTGAATTTGAAGCAAAAGAAGCCTTAAAACCTTTTAATTACTCTATCGATCAAAATAACCCTTATTTAGACCACGCTCTTCGCTTTGTGTTGGCCAGCCTGGATGACGACAGGTCTAATAACAAGGATAGGGAATGCAGCGAGAAGATATTGGTGTTGGTTGTGACTGACATCGTTGAAAAATGGAGCAATGGGAAAAGAGATTTAGCAAGGTTGAAGACAATGGGTGTCAAAACCTTATTTGTTGTTGTCGGGAAGGCAGCAGATAGTGAGCTATTAAAGGGAGAAGAAATACTGATTGTTTCGTCTTTTAATAATTCTATGGAATTCCAAACAAATGCTTCACATTTCTTAAGGAACATTCTGGAGGAAG gaaAAGGTTCGTGTTGTGATTCCAGTTTCTCGGCAAACCAGCTGAAGGACACCAGATGTTCCACGCAAATGGGAAACATGTGTGAAATAATATGTTCTGGCGTTTTTGACACAAAGGTTGTCTTGGCAACTTGTGAACCAAACGGGGTTTGGAGTTTAGGAAAGGAAGATGCTT GTTTTGGATTGCATGTGGTGTCTTTAGTGATTGGTGCAGGATCCTCACTGATGTTCCTCGTGGTTGTAGCGATGTTTGTGTTTCTACTACGTAGAAAGAAATG CCAGTCGAAAAAAAGGACAATTACACCTGCTTTCGAATCACCGATTCATCGATCAGTAAGAAATAACTACTCGGCTCCTTCATCTCAGATGTTAGCTGCAGAGCAAGCTAAGGTAGAATCAGATGAAGATTCTGACGAAAGCGATGCTGTGGTTTACGATTATGCTGAGGAAGATGCAGTGAATGCCATTTCGAAACGTCCAGTGAAATCAAAGGAGGATATccataaaaatgaaaagaaaaataacatcgATATTGTTCATTTTAATGCGCAATTGGGATTAGGTATCAATTACAATAATGATACAGAAATGTTAAACAAGCCAATAGAACAAATTGCTCCATTAGCATGCACTGTAACAAGAGAAGGCACATGGCATGCAAAGTACGATGATGATGAGATTTACATGAACCAAGAAAATGAGACTGAAGATAAccaagaaatatacatgaacACTTTAATTAGATAA